In Miscanthus floridulus cultivar M001 chromosome 5, ASM1932011v1, whole genome shotgun sequence, one genomic interval encodes:
- the LOC136452300 gene encoding uncharacterized protein, translating to MATTATRRWWRRHDGGDDDPDDLVPMDTQEQEELVRSLEAKQAQQSRRWRRVFAGFVLGYAAFLVYSSFHHAWSPWELRYHAYFMEDLPAPMVIIADWIAALACLFAVKGLLQNSGPSKKWMWYSCYIGILVAIFWTYYILRLPRIRWDVAWLPLGPLMAGALSLYVDHVLLESMQNISTLRSYMYNFKAL from the exons ATGGCGACGACTGCGActaggcggtggtggaggcggcaCGACGGCGGCGACGATGACCCCGACGACCTCGTCCCCATGGACACCCAAG AGCAAGAGGAGCTGGTCCGGTCGCTGGAGGCGAAGCAGGCGCAGCAGAGCCGCCGTTGGAGG CGCGTCTTCGCGGGGTTCGTCCTAGGTTACGCGGCCTTCCTTGTCtactccagtttccaccatgcttGGTCTCCCTGGGAGCTG CGGTACCATGCTTACTTCATGGAAGATTTGCCTGCACCAATGGTCATAATTGCAG ATTGGATAGCTGCTCTAGCATGCCTATTTGCTGTTAAAGGGTTACTACAGAATTCAGGCCCATCAAAGAAGTGGATGTGGTATTCGTGCTATATTGGCATTTTGGTAGCCATCTTTTGGACATACTACATATTAAG GTTGCCAAGAATTCGATGGGATGTTGCATGGCTCCCACTCGGCCCTTTGAT GGCTGGTGCATTGAGCCTTTATGTGGACCATGTGCTGCTGGAGTCGATGCAAAATATCAGCACATTGAGAAGTTACATGTATAACTTTAAGGCCTTGTAG
- the LOC136452299 gene encoding uncharacterized protein, translating into MGGGECALGDAAIGEETLNYDGDDVEMADADSDTEEALAAEVSAATGGAAGGGGHAEKDGQEGKKKRKKKRNKGKKNKGRQDGAPTTIADINRFVLDTCKRLKEKKSYLVWNAVGCLGVTAVTDLVREVEAIQKCGGQTIADGSRFRTGGGILWNILKSREPKAYKEIMAKGKELEKQFRYTRRPQISRNEDASSQGSALIDDESEAQEQKEMLNDPEQLDDVEEPPASDNKAQRKPLADRIRAPVAYDDLFEEGEIHEGEPQS; encoded by the exons ATGGGGGGAGGCGAATGCGCCCTGGGAGACGCCGCTATAGGCGAGGAAACCCTAAACTACGACGGCGATGACGTCGAGATGGCCGACGCGGACTCGGACACGGAGGAAGCCCTAGCAGCTGAGGTCTCAGCTGCAACTGGAGGAGCCGCCGGTGGTGGCGGGCACGCGGAGAAGGACGGACAGGAGggaaagaagaagaggaagaagaagaggaacaaaGGGAAGAAGAACAAAGGGAGGCAGGATGGGGCGCCAACCACAATCGCTGACATTAATCG ATTTGTCCTTGACACTTGCAAGCGCTTGAAGGAGAAGAAGTCATACCTTGTCTGGAATGCTGTTGGCTGCCTTGGTGTCACTGCTGTCACTGATCTTGTTAGAGAG GTGGAGGCTATTCAGAAGTGTGGTGGGCAGACTATTGCTGATGGAAGCCGTTTCCGCACTGGCGGTGGAATTCTCTGGAACATCTTAAAGTCACGGGAACCCAAGGCTTACAAGGAAATAATGGCCAAGGGGAAGGAACTTGAG AAGCAGTTTAGGTATACAAGACGACCACAGATTAGCAGAAACGAAGATGCTAGTTCACAGGGCAGTGCATTAatcgatgatgaaagtgaagcGCAAGAGCAAAAGGAAATGTTGAATGATCCTGAGCAGTTGGATGATGTGGAGGAGCCACCTGCATCAGATAACAAAGCTCAACGCAAACCACTGGCGGACAGAATTCGTGCTCCTGTTGCTTATGACGATCTGTTTGAAGAGGGAGAGATACACGAAGGAGAACCACAAAGTTGA